A portion of the Cyanobium sp. PCC 7001 genome contains these proteins:
- a CDS encoding hyperconserved protein Hcp — MELDLQPGDVVKVLESAALGWVRARVIRVKSGGRVVVQSDQGREFTARGNQVRLIEPAGFRP; from the coding sequence ATGGAGTTGGATTTACAACCCGGTGATGTCGTCAAGGTGCTCGAATCCGCCGCCCTGGGCTGGGTCCGGGCGCGGGTCATCCGGGTCAAATCCGGTGGTCGGGTGGTAGTCCAGAGCGACCAGGGGCGTGAGTTCACGGCCCGGGGCAACCAGGTGCGGCTGATCGAACCGGCCGGATTCAGGCCCTGA